In Pseudomonas sp. p1(2021b), the genomic window TCGCCCGGGCCGCCTTGAGCCGGGCGTAGGCCACGCGCAGGTCGCGGTTGCCGTCCAGCGAGGCTTGCACCAGTTGGTTGAGCACCGGGTCGTCGAATTGCTTCCACCACACGCTTTCGAAGCGGCTACGGTCGAAGGCCTTGGCCGGCGCCTGGGTATCGATGTGCGCAGGCTCGGTCTGCGGTGCCTGGTAGTCCGGGCCCACCGCGCAAGCCGCCAGGGCCAGTGCCAGCAGGCTCGGGGTCAGGGGTTTGAGCAGGTTCATGCATGGCTCTCCAGCGAGGGCGCGCGCTCGGCCTTGCGGGCCTGGCGACGTTCGACGAAACGGCGGATCAGGAAGAAGAACACCGGAGTCAGGAACAGGCCGAACACTGTCACGCCGATCATTCCGCTGAACACCGCCACGCCCATGGCATGGCGCATCTCGGCACCGGCACCGGAGGAGAACACCAGCGGCACCACACCCATGATGAAGGCGATCGACGTCATCAGGATTGGCCGCAGCCGCAGGCGGCAGGCTTCCAGCACCGCAGCGAGCGGATCGAGGCCTTCGGCCTGTTTGTCCTTGGCGAACTCGACGATGAGGATGGCGTTCTTGCACGCCAGGCCCACCAGCACGATCAAGCCGATCTGGGTGAAGATGTTGTTGTCACCGCCGGAGATGATCACGCCGGTGATGGCCGACAGCAGGGTCATCGGCACGATCAGGATCACTGCCAGCGGCAGGCTCCAACTTTCGTACTGGGCCGCCAGCACCAGGAAGGCCAGCAGCACGCACAGCGGGAAGACGAACAGTGCCGTGTTGCCTGCCAGGATCTGCTGGTAGGTGAGGTCGGTCCATTCGAAGGTCATGCCGTTGGGCAACTCCTGCTTGAGCAGTTTCTCCATGGCGGCTTCAGCCTGGCCGGAGCTGTAGCCCGGCGCTGCGCCACCGTTGATTTCGGCGGTGATGAAGCCGTTGTAGTGCATCACCCGGTCGGGCCCGGAGGTGTCGCTGACCTTGAGGAAGGTCGCCAGCGGGATCATCTCGCCCAGGTTGTTGCGCACCTTCAACTGGCCGATCTGCTCGGCGTCGAGGCGGAACTGCTGCTCGGCCTGGACGTTGACCTGGTAGGTGCGGCCAAAGCGGTTGAAGTCGTTGGTGTACAGCGAGCCCAGGTAGATCTGCAGCGTCTCGAAGATGTCGTTGATGGCCACGCCGTGGGTCTTGGCCTTCTCCCGGTCGATGGCGGCATCGACCTGGGGCACGTTGACCTGGTAGCTGGTGAACAGGCCGGCCAGCTCCGGCACGTCATGGCTCTTGGCGATGATGTTCTGGGTTTCCTTGTACAGCGCTTCGTAACCCAGGTTGCCACGGTCCTCGATCTGCAGGCGGAAGCCACCGATGGTGCCCAGGCCCTGCACGGGCGGCGGCGGGAAGATCGCGATGTAGGCGTCTTGGATGTCAGCGAACTTGGCGTTCAGCGCCGCCGCGATGGCTGCCGCCGACTGGCTCGGGTCCTTGCGTTCGTCGAACGGCTTGAGCGGGGTGAACACGATGCCGCTGTTGGGGCTGTTGGTGAAGCCGTTGATCGACAGGCCCGGGAAGGCCACCGAGTCGGCCACGCCAGGTTGCTCCAGGGCGATTTCGCTCATCTTCTTGATCACTGCCTCGGTGCGGTCGAGGCTGGCTGCGTCCGGCAGTTGGGCGAAGGCCACCAGGTACTGCTTGTCCTGGGCCGGCACGAACCCGGTCGGGGTCGACGAGAAGCCCAGGTAGGTCAGGCCCATCAGCCCTGCATAGACGAACAGCGCGATGCCGCTGGAGCGGATGACCCGGCGCACGCCGCCGACGTAGCCATGGCTGGCGCGGTCGAAGAAGCGGTTGAACGGGGCGAACAGCCAGCTGCCCAGGAGTTTTTCCAGCAGCAGCGAGAAGCGGTCCTTGGGCGCATGGTGGTCCTTGAGCAATACCGCGGCCAGGGCCGGCGACAGGGTCAGGGAGTTGAACGCCGAGATCACGGTGGAGATGGCGATGGTCAGGGCGAACTGCTTGTAGAACTGCCCGGTCAGCCCGGAGATGAACGCCGCCGGCACGAACACGGCGCACAGTACCAGGGCTGTGGCGATGATCGGCCCGGTCACTTCGCTCATGGCTTTTTGCGTGGCCTCCAGCGGCTTGAGGCCCAGGCCGATGTTGCGCTCGACGTTCTCCACCACGACGATGGCGTCATCCACCACGATGCCGATAGCCAGCACCAGGCCGAACAGCGACAGCGCATTGAGCGAGAAGCCGAACAGGTGCATCACCGCGAAGGTACCGATCAAGGAGACTGGCACCGCCATCAGCGGGATGATCGAGGCGCGCCAGGTTTGCAGGAACAGGATCACCACCAATACAACGAGCACCAGCGCCTCGAACAGGGTGTGCACCACCGCCTCGATGGAGCCGCGCACGAACACGGTCGGGTCATAGACGATGCTGTAGTCCATGCCCTCGGGGAAATCCTGCTTCAGCTCGGCCATCTTCGCCCGCACTTCGTCGGAGATCTCGATGGCATTGGAGCCTGGGCGCTGGAAGATCGGGATCGCCACCGCCGGCTGGTTGTTGAGCAGCGAACGCAGGGCGTACTGGCTCGAACCCAGCTCGACCCGGGCGATGTCCTTCAGGCGCGTGATCTCGCCGTTGTCGCCGGCGCGGATGATGATGTTCTCGAACTCTTCCTCGTTGACCAGGCGGCCCTGGGTGTTGATCGACAGCTGGAAGCTGGTCGAACCCGGGGCGGGTGGGGCACCCAGCTGGCCGGCGGCGACCTGGCGGTTCTGTTCGCGGATGGCCGCCACCACGTCGCTGGCGGTCAAGTTGCGCGAGGCGGTCTTGTTCGGGTCCAGCCATACCCGCAGGGAATAGTCGCCCATGCCAAACAGCTGCACATCGCCCACGCCACCCAGGCGTGCCAGCTCATCCTTGATGTTGAGGATGGCGTAGTTGGAGAGGTAGAGCATGTCGTAGCGGTTGTCCGGCGAGGTCAGGTGCACGACCATGGTCAGGTCGGGCGAGGCCTTGTCGACGGTGATACCGATGCGCGTCACTTCCTCCGGCAGCTTGGGCTGAGTGCGGGTCACGCGGTTCTGCACTTGTACCTGGGCGTTGTCCAGGTCGGTGCCCAGGGCGAAGGTGATGGTCAGGGTCAGCTTGCCGTCGGCGGTCGACTGCGAGGACATGTACAGCATGTTCTCGACGCCGGTGATGGCCTGCTCGAGGGGCGCGGCCACGGTTTCGCCGATCACCTTGGGGTTGGCGCCGGGGAAGTTGGCGCGCACCACCACGGTGGGCGGCACCACTTCGGGGTATTCGCTGATCGGCAGCTGGAACAGCGCGATGGAGCCTGCGATCAGCAACACCAGCGACAGCACGGCGGCGAAGATCGGCCGTGTGATGAAGAATTTGGAGAAGTTCATCGGCATCGATCCTTAACCGCGAGGTGCCTGGGCACTGGCGACTTTGTCGTTGGAACCGGCCACCGTCGGGGTCGGGTTGCTGGCCTCCAGGGCCTGGCGCTGGCGAGCCAGGGTGGCGAGGGTCTCTTCGCTGGCCATCGGGGTTTCCTCGGGCGTTACCGGGGAGCCTGGGCGTACGCGCTGCAGGCCCTTGACCACGATGCGGTCATCCTTGCTCAGGCCGCTGCGCACGATGCGCAGGCCTTCGAGCTTGGGCCCCAGCTCCACGGCGCGGTAGGCGGCCTTGTTGTCCTTGTCCATGACCAGCACGAACTTCTTGCCAAGGTCGGTACCCACGGCTTCGTCGTTGATCAGCACCGCGTCGTATTTGGCGCTGCCGACCAGCTTCAGGCGGGCGTACAGGCCCGGGGTGAAGCGGCCGTCGCGGTTGTCGAACACGGCGCGGCCACGGATGGTACCGGTGCGCGGGTTGACCTGGTTGTCGACGAAGTTCATCTGGCCCAGGTGCGGGTTACCGGTTTCGTTGGTCAGCCCGAGGTACACCGGGGTGCTCTGGCCGCGCTGGCCATCGCGAGCCAGCTGGGTGTACTTGAGGTACACGCGCTCGTCGGCGTCGAAGTAGGCGTAGACCTTGTCGGTGGACACCACCGAAGTCAGCGGGGTGACATCGGCGGTGACGATGTTGCCGGCGGTGAACTGGGCACGGCTGACCCGTCCGCTGATCGGTGCGGTGACGCGGGTGAAGCTCAGGTTGAGGCGGGCCAGGTCGAGCTGGGCCTGGATCGCATCTACCCCGGCGCGGGCTTCGGCAGCGGCGCTGCTGCGCGATTCGGCCAGTTCGGCGGAGATGGCGTTGCTGTCACGCAGGCGTTCGCCGCGGCGCGCTTCGTTGGCGCTGCGGATGGCGGTGGCCTTGGCTTGTTGCAGCTCGGCCTCCAGACGACGGACTTCGGCCTGGAACGGGCGTGGGTCGATCTGGAACAGCAGGTCGCCCTTGTTGACCTGGGCGCCTTCGGTGAAGGCCACCCGGTCGATCTGGCCCGACACGCGCGGGCGCACCTCGACGGTTTCCGGGGCTTCCAGACGACCGGTGAATTCGTCCCATTCGTTGATCGGCTGCTCGATCACCTTGGCCACGCTGACCTTGGGTGCGGCGGGCGCCTGCACGGCTTCCGGGGCTCTGCCACAAGCGGCGATCACCATCACTGCCAACGCAGCGAGTGGAAAGCGCAAGGGTTTGAATGATTGTTCCATGGAGAACTCCGCCAATTATTGGATAGTGGGCGGATTCTGCGAGCCTTGCGCGCGGGGAACGAATCGAACGGGGCGAAGGTTATTATCAAGCGGAATGATAAGTCCGGCGGCATCATCGATCAGGACACATGAAAGCCAGGTGTCCTCGACAGGGGGCCGCGTTGCGGCCCATCGCAGGCTCCGCCAGCTCCCACGATTTCACCCTTGGGGCTTAGTTGCTGCTGTGTGGGCGAAGCCTGCGATCGAGTGCGAAGCGCTCGCTGCTGATGTCTCTGTCCTCTGGAGGGCTAGAGCCATGTGGCATCCCAATGAGGGTAGTCCGCTATTGTCGACACCAGACCGGCGCGCAATGGGTTGGCCACGATGTAGCGAGCGGTCGCCCGTATATTGTCCTCCTCGCGCAGTGCTCGGTCATGGTATCCCTTTTGCCAGAGGCCGCCCTGTTGCTGATAGGACCGGTTGACCAAGTAGGCGCTTCGGCATTTGACCCGTCGCATCAGTGCATCCAGCGAGGTGTGCTGGAGCTCGAGCAGCCAATGCAGATGGTCGGGCATTACCACCCATGCCAGTGACCGGGCCAGGCCCGTTTCTTGAGCCTTGCGCAGTTCTCCGACCAATATTCTGGCCAGATGGAAATCACGGAATATGGGTTGGCGGTGCTGCACCGTTGTGGTCAGCAGGTATATCTGAGCCTGAATAGACACCCGGCCCTGGCGAAGCCGGTGAGATCCTGGACTGTCCATGGCCTTTTTCCTTGAAGTGGAATACTCAAGGTAGCTGCGAGTCGCGAAGGTGCTATTGGCTCAATGGCACAGGATGTGTCCTACATTTCACCGTGTCGGCTCGTGGGAGCTGGCGAAGCCTGCGATGGGCCGCGACGCGGCCCCAGGGCCTTCAGGCCTGTGCAGCGAATTGCGCCAAGCGCTCACCATCGAGCCGGTAGCGAACCCACTCATCCTGAGGCTCGGCCCCCAGGGACCGGTAGAAGCCGATTGCCGGCTCGTTCCAGTCCAGCACGCTCCACTCCAGGCGCCCGCAGCCCTTGGCCACGGCCTCGCGGGCGATATGACGCAGCAACTGACGGCCAGCTCCGTCGCCGCGTTGCTCCGGGGTGATATACAGGTCTTCCAGGTAGATACCGTTGCGGCCCAGCCAGGTGGAATAGCTGTAGAAGTACACGGCAAAGCCGATGGCCAAGCCATCCCGCTCGCAGATCAGGCTGTGCACCGTGCTGCCCTCATCGAACAGGCTGCGCTCGATGTCGCCCAGGCTCGCCACCACTTCGTGGCGGGCGCGCTCGTAGTCGGCAAGCTCGGTGATGAAGGCAAGGATCTGCGCGGCGTCGGCGCGTACGGCGGGGCGAATGGTCAGGCTCATGGTCGGGCATCCTTGAAGGTGCAGGGCAGGGTGCTTCGGACCGATACAGTCATGTGTATCGGTGCAATTTAACGTAACTGTACGGGTCGCAAGGAAAATCGCTCCGCTAGTGTGACAACACAACAACCCTTGTGGAAGCCCACCATGCTTGGATCCATCGATCTGCTCACCGCCTTCGTGCTCTTTGCCTTCGTCTCTTCGATCACGCCGGGGCCGAACAACACCATGCTGCTCGCCTCGGGGGTCAACTTCGGTGTGCGCCGCTCCATTCCTCATGCCCTGGGTATCAGCATCGGCTTCATGGTGATGGTGCTGGCGGTGGGCTTCGGCCTGGGCGAGCTGTTCAAGGCCTGGCCGCCGCTGTACACCCTCTTGCGCTACGTCGGTGCGGCGTACCTGTTGTACCTGGCCTGGAAGATCGCCACCTCCGGGCCGATGTCCGGCGATACCAAGGGCGCAGGCAAGCCGCTGGGCTTCTGGGGGGCGGCGGCATTCCAGTGGGTCAACCCCAAGGCCTGGGTGATGGCGGTGGGGGCGATCACCACCTATACGCCTGCCCAGGGCTATGTGCTCAACGTCATCGTCATCGCCGCCTTGTTCGCCCTGGTCAACCTGCCCAGCGTCGGTATCTGGGTGATGTTCGGCAGCGCCTTGCGCAACTTCCTGCAAAACCCGCGCTGGTTGATGCTGTTCAATGTCCTGATGGCCCTGTTGTTGGTGATTTCGTTGTACCCGCTGCTGTTTGTAGAATCGTCTTTTTCCTAGACCGATGAGTACAGCAAAGCGATGCAGTTGATTCCCTGGTCCCACGAAAGCTCCGAAGGTTTCACCCTGCGCGGCTGGCGGTCACCGGCCAGCGGGCGGCCGTTGCTGCATTTCCTGCATGGCAACGGCTTCTGCAGCCTGGCCTACCAGCCCATGCTGATGACGCTGGGTGAGCACTTCGACCTGTGGCTCAGTGACGTGCAGGGCCATGGCGACAGCGACCATGGTGGGCCCTTCCGGGGCTGGAACCGCAGCGCCGAGCTGGCGGTCGAGGCGTTCGAGGCCGGGCGGGGCGAGTATGGGGACGTGCCGCGCGTTGCGGTGGGCCACAGCTTTGGCGGTGTGCTGACGGGGTTGATCCTGGCCAGCGAGCCACACCTGTTCAGCCGCGCCATGCTGCTCGACCCGGTATTGTTCAGCCGGCGCATGCTCGGCGTGATGGGCGTGGCTGCACTGGTCGGGCTGCACCGCCGTCACAGCTTGGCTCGCAAGGCCGCGACCCGGCGCAGCCATTGGCCCGACCGCGAGGCGGTCACGGCATCGCTGCAAGGTCGGGGCATCTTCAAGGGCTGGAGCGAGGCAGCATTGCAGGCCTATGTGGAGCATGCCGTGGGCGAGTGCGGGGAAGGGGTGGTGCTCAAGTGCAGGCCCAGCCGGGAAGCGGAGATCTTCAGTTCGTTCCCTGAGCGGATGTGGTCCCACCTTCTGCAGATCAAGGTGCCGACGTCCATCCTGTATGGCGAGCATACCTATCCGTTCGTTCCCCATTCGGTACAGCGGCTGGCCGCGCTCAATCCCCATGTGAACGCTCGGCAGGTGCCCGGGGGGCATTGCTTCATGCAGGAGGATCCGGCGGGGGCGGCGCAGCAGGTGGTGACCTGGCTGCTCGCCCATTGACGGGTTTGCATGTGATGTAGGAACGCGACCGGGCCAGGCCAGATCAGGCCACATCGACCAGGACGATCTCGCTGTCCTCGACGGCCGTTACCTGCAACACCTGCTCCTGCTCGATGGCCACGCCATCCCGGGCTTTGGCCCGCAGGCCATTGACCTCCACCAGCCCCTTGGCAGGCACCAGATAACCCCGGCGTCCCGCGTCGAAGCGGTATTCGGCGCTTTCGCCAGCACGCAGGGTTGCGGCCACCAGGCGCGCATCGGTGCGGATGCGCAGGCTGTCTTCATCGCCGGCCCGGCCGCTGGCCAGGGTCACGAAGCCTTCACCGCGCTCGCCCTTGGGGAAGGGCCGGGTGCCCCAGGACGGCGCTTCGCCGACCCGCTCAGGCATGATCCAGATCTGGAAGATCCGCGTGTCGACCTTTTCCAGGTTGTATTCGCTGTGCACGATGCCGGTGCCCGCGCTCATTACCTGGACGTCGCCGGCCTCGGTGCGGCCTTTGTTGCCCAGGCTGTCCTGGTGGGTGATCGCCCCTTCACGGACGTAGGTGATGATTTCCATGTCCCGGTGCGGGTGTGGCGGGAAGCCTCCGCCGGCGGCGATCAGGTCGTCGTTCCAGACGCGCAGATTGCCCCAATTCATGCGCGCCGGGTCGTAGTACTCGGCGAACGAGAAGTGGTGGTGGGCATCGAGCCAGCCGTGATTGGCATGGCCCAGGCTTTCGAACGGACGCAGTTGCAGCATGGTCGTGCTCCTTGAATCGGTTGATGGAGCCATGATGCGCCAAAAAAAGATCGAAAATAAGCGTAAATATCGGCTTGTTTTGATCTATTTATTGGATTTGTTTTGTTTGGGTAAAGCCTGCGATTCATCGCCTAATCCACTGATCTGCAAGCATTCGCTGGCGATTTTTCGCAGATGGGGCGAACATGCCCGTTGATTCGATTTTCAACGGAGTGACCGTGCCTCACGAGCATCCCCCAGCCCCTGCAGACCTGGCGCCGCCGGCCCAACTGCCCTGGTTTCGCCGCTTGGCCGCTCGCCTGCTGGGCCGCGGCCTGACCCGTCTACAAGCGCAGCACCGCGACTCTTGGTTCCTCGGCCATGCGACCGGCCAGCGTCGCGGCCATGCCGATGGCGTGCGTGAAGGCTACGAGCGCGGTCGGGTCGAAGGCTACGAAGCTGGCCGTCAGGTGCTGGTGATCCGCGATGTCCGTCCCGACGCCGCTGGGGTACCTGGCCAGGACGACAAGCTGTTCGACGACTGGCGCCTACCGCTGTCCGCCGAATTGAAAAAGCGCTTCAAGGCCGATGTCGCCCAGCGCCTGCCTGCCGAGGCCCAGCCCAGCGCCGCGCAATGGAAGCTGATCTTCAGCGATACCCCGTCCACCTGCGTGGTGGCCGGTGCAGGCGCGGGCAAGTCGACCTCGTTGGTGCTGCGCATCCTGCTGTTGCGCCATTACCTGGGCTACGAGCTCGATGCCATGACGGTGGTGACCTTCACCCGCGAATCGCGCAAGGACTTCATCAAGCGCCTGGTGCAGGTATTCGCCCTCTGGCAGCTCGATCTGCATCCCGCCCAGGCCCGCGAACTGGTGCGTACCTTCCATTCGCGCATCCTGCCGCTGGTGCGCAGCCTGCCGGGCTTCGGTCAACTGCGGGCATTCGAGACCCTGGGGCAGGACCTGCCAGCTGGTGGCGAAGCCAACGCCGAGGGCAACCCGTTCGACTTGCGTTTGAATGACGCCCAGCGCCAGCAGCTGAACCTGTGCTATCGCGACCTGCTGCAAGGCAACTCACGCTTCGCCGAACTGATCGGTGCGTTGCGACGCGAGGCCCTGCAGCTCAAACCCCTGGACCCGGACCACCCCGACGTGCAGAAGCGTGTGCAGGTGACCCAACTGGCTGCCCAGCGTGACGAAGAGCTGTGCGACGTGATCGAGGACTTGTGGTTCGCCGCCGGCGCCTGGCCGATCAAGGGCATCGAGCCGTGCCGCGATACCGTGCAGATCCGCGGCAGCCGGTTCCACGTGCATGGCCGTCTCGAAGGGTTGGATGCGTGGGTGGTGCTGGGCTTCGACCCGTCCGAAAGCGCCCAGTACCAACGTCCGGGCGCCAAGCTCGGGGTTCGCGCGGAATGGGCGGTCAAGCGCACCCTGTTTCAAGCTTTCTGCGACAAGCCATTGATTTGGTTGGAAAGCTATTCGGCGGCGAAGCGGCTTGCCGCCACCCTGGCGGGCGATGCCGTCGCGGGCCCGGGCTTCGAATACAAGGTCAAGGGCGAGCTGGCGCCGGCACCGTTGCTCGATGCATTCGTCAGCGCTGCCAGCTTCATCGAAAACCTGGGCCTGGATGTGAACCGCGCCGTGGCTGCCATGCGTTTCCCGCCCGATGACAGCGACGCGTTGTTCTTCGAAGCCTTGGCACTCTACTGGAAAGCCCTGGAAGCCCATCTGCTGGCACAGTCGCCTCCGGTGATGACCTACAACCGCATGTTCGCGCTGTTCGGCGAGCACAACCCGGAAAACCTGCGCCTTTTGCCCGACCCACTGCTGCGCCCGTTGGCGCACCTGATGATCGATGAGTTCCAGGACGTCTCGCCGCAGATCGTCAGCTGGCTGCGGGCGAGCCTGGCCGAGATCCGCAGGCGTGGATCGGCCATGCACGTCGGGCGCAACGCCGGACACAGCTCGCTGATGTGCGTGGGCGACGATTGGCAGTCTATCTACGGCTGGCGCGGCAGTTCGCCGAAATACTTCATGGAATTCACCAAGGCTTTCCCGTCGCCGGCCAATACCCGGGTCATGCTGGTGGAAAACTATCGCAGCCAGCAACACATCATCGATGCAGCTGAACACCTGGTAAAAGGCGCACAGGCTATCGCAGGCAAGAAGGCCAAGGCCAGCGGCCTGGCTGCCGAGCTGCCGCTATCGCCGGTGAAAGTCTTCGAGCGCGACGAGGCCGCCTTGGCCAAGACCTTGATGGAACACTACCAACGGGGCGAAACGGTCATGATGCTGTTTCGAAAAAGTTCTGATAAATCATTGATGGATCAGCATTTGTCAGCGGTGTACAAGGCGGATTCCAGCTTGCCGCCCGACCAGCGCCGGCTGCGCCAGCTGACGTACCACAGCGCCAAGGGTCTGCAGGCCGACGCCGTGTTCATGCTCGGCGATTGCCAGTACCTGACCAGTTCACCCTACAAGAACCAGGCGTACCGCCTGGCGGGCCTGGGGCGTCCGGGCGATGCCCAGGCATTCGACACGGCGCAGAAGGAAGAAGTGCAGCGCCTGGCCTATGTGGCGGTGACCCGTGCGGTCAGGCACTGCTATTGGCATGTCGAGCCGGCCAATGGCGAGCTTGCGGGGGCGCCGCGAGCCTCCGCCCAGGTGGCCGGCCGACATGCGTTTTTCGAGGATCTACGCGGTCACTGAGCGTTCGGGTCCTGTTGCCGGGTCAGTTCGAGCAACAGGGCTTCTTCCTGCGCCAGGCGTGCGTCCAGCAGTCGCTTGACCGCTTGC contains:
- a CDS encoding efflux RND transporter permease subunit, with the translated sequence MNFSKFFITRPIFAAVLSLVLLIAGSIALFQLPISEYPEVVPPTVVVRANFPGANPKVIGETVAAPLEQAITGVENMLYMSSQSTADGKLTLTITFALGTDLDNAQVQVQNRVTRTQPKLPEEVTRIGITVDKASPDLTMVVHLTSPDNRYDMLYLSNYAILNIKDELARLGGVGDVQLFGMGDYSLRVWLDPNKTASRNLTASDVVAAIREQNRQVAAGQLGAPPAPGSTSFQLSINTQGRLVNEEEFENIIIRAGDNGEITRLKDIARVELGSSQYALRSLLNNQPAVAIPIFQRPGSNAIEISDEVRAKMAELKQDFPEGMDYSIVYDPTVFVRGSIEAVVHTLFEALVLVVLVVILFLQTWRASIIPLMAVPVSLIGTFAVMHLFGFSLNALSLFGLVLAIGIVVDDAIVVVENVERNIGLGLKPLEATQKAMSEVTGPIIATALVLCAVFVPAAFISGLTGQFYKQFALTIAISTVISAFNSLTLSPALAAVLLKDHHAPKDRFSLLLEKLLGSWLFAPFNRFFDRASHGYVGGVRRVIRSSGIALFVYAGLMGLTYLGFSSTPTGFVPAQDKQYLVAFAQLPDAASLDRTEAVIKKMSEIALEQPGVADSVAFPGLSINGFTNSPNSGIVFTPLKPFDERKDPSQSAAAIAAALNAKFADIQDAYIAIFPPPPVQGLGTIGGFRLQIEDRGNLGYEALYKETQNIIAKSHDVPELAGLFTSYQVNVPQVDAAIDREKAKTHGVAINDIFETLQIYLGSLYTNDFNRFGRTYQVNVQAEQQFRLDAEQIGQLKVRNNLGEMIPLATFLKVSDTSGPDRVMHYNGFITAEINGGAAPGYSSGQAEAAMEKLLKQELPNGMTFEWTDLTYQQILAGNTALFVFPLCVLLAFLVLAAQYESWSLPLAVILIVPMTLLSAITGVIISGGDNNIFTQIGLIVLVGLACKNAILIVEFAKDKQAEGLDPLAAVLEACRLRLRPILMTSIAFIMGVVPLVFSSGAGAEMRHAMGVAVFSGMIGVTVFGLFLTPVFFFLIRRFVERRQARKAERAPSLESHA
- the mexE gene encoding multidrug efflux RND transporter periplasmic adaptor subunit MexE, which codes for MEQSFKPLRFPLAALAVMVIAACGRAPEAVQAPAAPKVSVAKVIEQPINEWDEFTGRLEAPETVEVRPRVSGQIDRVAFTEGAQVNKGDLLFQIDPRPFQAEVRRLEAELQQAKATAIRSANEARRGERLRDSNAISAELAESRSSAAAEARAGVDAIQAQLDLARLNLSFTRVTAPISGRVSRAQFTAGNIVTADVTPLTSVVSTDKVYAYFDADERVYLKYTQLARDGQRGQSTPVYLGLTNETGNPHLGQMNFVDNQVNPRTGTIRGRAVFDNRDGRFTPGLYARLKLVGSAKYDAVLINDEAVGTDLGKKFVLVMDKDNKAAYRAVELGPKLEGLRIVRSGLSKDDRIVVKGLQRVRPGSPVTPEETPMASEETLATLARQRQALEASNPTPTVAGSNDKVASAQAPRG
- a CDS encoding REP-associated tyrosine transposase, which produces MDSPGSHRLRQGRVSIQAQIYLLTTTVQHRQPIFRDFHLARILVGELRKAQETGLARSLAWVVMPDHLHWLLELQHTSLDALMRRVKCRSAYLVNRSYQQQGGLWQKGYHDRALREEDNIRATARYIVANPLRAGLVSTIADYPHWDATWL
- a CDS encoding GNAT family N-acetyltransferase, with amino-acid sequence MSLTIRPAVRADAAQILAFITELADYERARHEVVASLGDIERSLFDEGSTVHSLICERDGLAIGFAVYFYSYSTWLGRNGIYLEDLYITPEQRGDGAGRQLLRHIAREAVAKGCGRLEWSVLDWNEPAIGFYRSLGAEPQDEWVRYRLDGERLAQFAAQA
- a CDS encoding LysE family translocator, with protein sequence MLGSIDLLTAFVLFAFVSSITPGPNNTMLLASGVNFGVRRSIPHALGISIGFMVMVLAVGFGLGELFKAWPPLYTLLRYVGAAYLLYLAWKIATSGPMSGDTKGAGKPLGFWGAAAFQWVNPKAWVMAVGAITTYTPAQGYVLNVIVIAALFALVNLPSVGIWVMFGSALRNFLQNPRWLMLFNVLMALLLVISLYPLLFVESSFS
- a CDS encoding alpha/beta fold hydrolase gives rise to the protein MQLIPWSHESSEGFTLRGWRSPASGRPLLHFLHGNGFCSLAYQPMLMTLGEHFDLWLSDVQGHGDSDHGGPFRGWNRSAELAVEAFEAGRGEYGDVPRVAVGHSFGGVLTGLILASEPHLFSRAMLLDPVLFSRRMLGVMGVAALVGLHRRHSLARKAATRRSHWPDREAVTASLQGRGIFKGWSEAALQAYVEHAVGECGEGVVLKCRPSREAEIFSSFPERMWSHLLQIKVPTSILYGEHTYPFVPHSVQRLAALNPHVNARQVPGGHCFMQEDPAGAAQQVVTWLLAH
- a CDS encoding pirin family protein → MLQLRPFESLGHANHGWLDAHHHFSFAEYYDPARMNWGNLRVWNDDLIAAGGGFPPHPHRDMEIITYVREGAITHQDSLGNKGRTEAGDVQVMSAGTGIVHSEYNLEKVDTRIFQIWIMPERVGEAPSWGTRPFPKGERGEGFVTLASGRAGDEDSLRIRTDARLVAATLRAGESAEYRFDAGRRGYLVPAKGLVEVNGLRAKARDGVAIEQEQVLQVTAVEDSEIVLVDVA
- a CDS encoding UvrD-helicase domain-containing protein, translating into MPVDSIFNGVTVPHEHPPAPADLAPPAQLPWFRRLAARLLGRGLTRLQAQHRDSWFLGHATGQRRGHADGVREGYERGRVEGYEAGRQVLVIRDVRPDAAGVPGQDDKLFDDWRLPLSAELKKRFKADVAQRLPAEAQPSAAQWKLIFSDTPSTCVVAGAGAGKSTSLVLRILLLRHYLGYELDAMTVVTFTRESRKDFIKRLVQVFALWQLDLHPAQARELVRTFHSRILPLVRSLPGFGQLRAFETLGQDLPAGGEANAEGNPFDLRLNDAQRQQLNLCYRDLLQGNSRFAELIGALRREALQLKPLDPDHPDVQKRVQVTQLAAQRDEELCDVIEDLWFAAGAWPIKGIEPCRDTVQIRGSRFHVHGRLEGLDAWVVLGFDPSESAQYQRPGAKLGVRAEWAVKRTLFQAFCDKPLIWLESYSAAKRLAATLAGDAVAGPGFEYKVKGELAPAPLLDAFVSAASFIENLGLDVNRAVAAMRFPPDDSDALFFEALALYWKALEAHLLAQSPPVMTYNRMFALFGEHNPENLRLLPDPLLRPLAHLMIDEFQDVSPQIVSWLRASLAEIRRRGSAMHVGRNAGHSSLMCVGDDWQSIYGWRGSSPKYFMEFTKAFPSPANTRVMLVENYRSQQHIIDAAEHLVKGAQAIAGKKAKASGLAAELPLSPVKVFERDEAALAKTLMEHYQRGETVMMLFRKSSDKSLMDQHLSAVYKADSSLPPDQRRLRQLTYHSAKGLQADAVFMLGDCQYLTSSPYKNQAYRLAGLGRPGDAQAFDTAQKEEVQRLAYVAVTRAVRHCYWHVEPANGELAGAPRASAQVAGRHAFFEDLRGH